In a single window of the Gadus macrocephalus chromosome 6, ASM3116895v1 genome:
- the si:ch211-12e13.1 gene encoding uncharacterized protein si:ch211-12e13.1, whose amino-acid sequence MGNTLSFVVASFSLSAIYVFHAHVYRSHKALKSTVVNYEDRQPGLGYLFARYLLKALLVTRGSIINKKQTDLSYTLINCRLETQLLRKFCAAAGYGWDYPDSEYRDVPLCFPEVLCLRLLLMVLTSSHFALNPAGLVRVRQTLRTLQPIDELTKGRFTLHARVLEYRTVSSGAEVDVFMSATSRCGQLVWESTLTLLSRERFYKTLQSLPTDHKKDLPDVAPLKRVAMRVPWSTGLCFAWSFSDYSPSPLLSLPARLLGCRDRSSPSLWMLSVCLAEMEKHRGVDAIRPPINLTVQFLEPLLVPGQVIITFWETVTKDGGRGLRFQMEQHANSVTYVDGLICRT is encoded by the exons ATGGGAAATACACTGAGTTTCGTGGTCGCCTCTTTCTCTTTGAGTGCAATTTATGTATTTCATGCTCATGTGTATCGCTCTCATAAAGCCCTGAAATCAACCGTTGTAAACTACGAGGACCGTCAGCCAGGACTCGGATACCTTTTTGCACGATATTTGCTCAAAGCTCTTTTAGTAACTCGGGGGTCTATAATAAACAAGAAGCAAACCGACCTCTCATACACGCTTATTAACTGCAG GCTTGAAACCCAACTGTTGAGGAAGTTCTGTGCTGCAGCAGGTTACGGTTGGGACTACCCAGACAGCGAATACAGAGACGTTCCTCTGTGTTTCCCAGAGGTCCTCTGTCTCAGGCTGCTGTTGATGGTGCTGACCTCATCCCACTTCGCCTTGAACCCAGCAG GTCTGGTGCGTGTGCGGCAGACCCTGAGAACTCTGCAGCCCATTGATGAGCTGACTAAGGGCCGGTTCACACTGCACGCCCGGGTCCTGGAGTACCGGACGGTCAGCAGCGGAGCAGAGGTGGACGTCTTTATGTCAGCCACGTCCCGCTGCGGTCAGCTGGTGTGGGAGAGCACCCTGACGCTGCTCTCCAGGGAAAGGTTTTACAAGACGCTCCAGAGTCTGCCCACGGATCATAAAAAAG ATTTGCCTGATGTAGCCCCTTTGAAGAGAGTAGCAATGAGGGTCCCATGGAGTACTGGGCTTTGCTTCGCTTGGTCCTTCTCTGACTACTCCCCTAgtcccctcctgtccctcccGGCAAGGCTTCTTGGCTGCAGGGACAGAAGCTCCCCCAGCTTGTGgatgctgtctgtctgcctggcgGAGATGGAGAAGCACAGAG ggGTAGATGCTATAAGACCTCCCATCAACCTTACTGTTCAATTCCTGGAGCCTCTCTTGGTCCCAGGCCAGGTGATCATCACGTTCTGGGAAACAGTGACCAAagatggggggagagggctCCGTTTTCAAATGGAGCAACATGCCAACTCTGTGACTTATGTGGATGGATTAATCTGTAGGACCTGA
- the ier3ip1 gene encoding immediate early response 3-interacting protein 1 has translation MAFTLYSLIQTAILCVNAVAVLHEERFLSKIGWGVDQSVGGFGDEPGVKVQVMTLIRSVRTVMRVPLIAVNSVCIVLLLLFG, from the exons ATGGCCTTTACTTTATACTCTCTCATCCAAACAGCAATCTTGTGTGTGAATGCGGTCGCCGTGTTACACGAAGAGAGGTTTCTTAGTAAAA TTGGCTGGGGGGTGGACCAAAGCGTCGGAGGGTTTGGTGATGAACCAGGTGTCAAGGTGCAGGTGATGACCCTCATTCGATCCGTAAGAACAGTGATGCGAG TGCCGTTGATAGCAGTGAATTCGGTTTGCATTGTGCTACTGCTGCTGTTCGGGTAA
- the smad2 gene encoding mothers against decapentaplegic homolog 2 isoform X2, protein MSSILPFTPPVVKRLLGWKKSASGPGGAGGGEQNGQEEKWCEKAVKSLVKKLKKTGQLDELEKAITTQNCNTKCVTIPSNCSEIWGLSPPNTIEQWDTTGLYSYPDQTRSLDGRLQVSHRKGLPHVIYCRLWRWPDLHSHHELRAIEACEYAFHLKKDEVCINPYHYQRVETPVLPPVLVPRHSEILTELPPLDDYTHSIPENTNFPAGIEPPNNYIPETPPPGYISEDGEASDQQMNQSSPAELSPSTLSPVNHSMDLQPVTYSEPAFWCSIAYYELNQRVGETFHASQPSLTVDGFTDPSNSERFCLGLLSNVNRNATVEMTRRHIGRGVRLYYIGGEVFAECLSDSAIFVQSPNCNQRYGWHPATVCKIPPGCNLKIFNNQEFAALLAQSVNQGFEAVYQLTRMCTIRMSFVKGWGAEYRRQTVTSTPCWIELHLNGPLQWLDKVLTQMGSPSVRCSSMS, encoded by the exons ATGTCCTCCATCCTGCCATTCACCCCCCCTGTGGTCAAGAGGCTGCTGGGCTGGAAGAAGTCCGCCAGTGGCCCTGGGGGAGCAGGCGGGGGGGAGCAGAACGGACAGGAGGAGAAGTGGTGTGAGAAGGCGGTGAAAAGCCTggtgaagaagttgaagaagacAGGCCAGCTGGACGAGCTTGAGAaagccatcaccacacagaaCTGCAACACCAAGTGTGTCACCATCCCCAG CAATTGCTCTGAAATATGGGGACTGAGTCCACCAAATACGATAGAACAGTGGGATACCACAGGCCTATACAGCTACCCTGACCAGACCAG ATCCCTGGATGGGCGCCTGCAGGTCTCTCACAGGAAGGGGCTTCCCCATGTAATCTACTGCCGCCTGTGGCGCTGGCCTGACCTGCACAGCCACCATGAGCTGCGGGCCATTGAGGCTTGTGAGTACGCCTTCCACCTCAAGAAGGATGAGGTGTGCATCAACCCCTACCACTACCAACGGGTGGAGACCCCAG TTCTGCCCCCGGTCCTGGTGCCCAGACATTCTGAGATCCTGACGGAGTTGCCACCGCTGGATGACTACACCCATTCCATACCCGAGAACACAAACTTCCCCGCAGGGATCGAACCCCCAAACAACTACATACCAG AGACCCCGCCGCCTGGCTACATCAGTGAGGATGGAGAGGCCAGTGATCAGCAGATGAATCAAA GTTCTCCTGCAGAGCTGTCCCCTAGCACCCTGTCTCCGGTCAACCACAGCATGG ACCTGCAGCCGGTGACCTACAGTGAGCCGGCGTTCTGGTGCTCGATAGCCTACTACGAGCTGAACCAGCGCGTTGGCGAGACCTTCCACGCCTCCCAGCCCTCCCTGACGGTGGACGGCTTCACGGACCCCTCAAACTCTGAGCGCTTCTGCCTGGGCCTGCTATCCAACGTCAACAGGAACGCCACTGTGGAGATGACCCGCAGGCACATAG GAAGAGGAGTAAGACTGTACTACATCGGTGGGGAGGTATTTGCGGAGTGCCTGAGCGACAGCGCCATCTTTGTCCAGAGTCCAAACTGCAATCAGCGGTACGGATGGCACCCGGCCACCGTGTGCAAAATACCTCCTG GCTGCAACCTGAAGATCTTTAACAACCAGGAGTTTGCGGCTCTGCTGGCCCAGTCGGTCAACCAGGGCTTCGAGGCCGTCTACCAGCTCACCAGGATGTGCACCATACGCATGAGCTTCGTCAAAGGCTGGGGAGCAGAGTACAG gCGACAGACGGTTACAAGCACTCCTTGCTGGATCGAGCTGCACTTGAACGGACCCCTGCAGTGGTTAGACAAGGTTCTGACCCAGATGGGCTCACCCTCTGTGCGCTGCTCCAGTATGTCCTAA
- the smad2 gene encoding mothers against decapentaplegic homolog 2 isoform X1, translating into MSSILPFTPPVVKRLLGWKKSASGPGGAGGGEQNGQEEKWCEKAVKSLVKKLKKTGQLDELEKAITTQNCNTKCVTIPSNCSEIWGLSPPNTIEQWDTTGLYSYPDQTRSLDGRLQVSHRKGLPHVIYCRLWRWPDLHSHHELRAIEACEYAFHLKKDEVCINPYHYQRVETPVLPPVLVPRHSEILTELPPLDDYTHSIPENTNFPAGIEPPNNYIPETPPPGYISEDGEASDQQMNQSMDTGSPAELSPSTLSPVNHSMDLQPVTYSEPAFWCSIAYYELNQRVGETFHASQPSLTVDGFTDPSNSERFCLGLLSNVNRNATVEMTRRHIGRGVRLYYIGGEVFAECLSDSAIFVQSPNCNQRYGWHPATVCKIPPGCNLKIFNNQEFAALLAQSVNQGFEAVYQLTRMCTIRMSFVKGWGAEYRRQTVTSTPCWIELHLNGPLQWLDKVLTQMGSPSVRCSSMS; encoded by the exons ATGTCCTCCATCCTGCCATTCACCCCCCCTGTGGTCAAGAGGCTGCTGGGCTGGAAGAAGTCCGCCAGTGGCCCTGGGGGAGCAGGCGGGGGGGAGCAGAACGGACAGGAGGAGAAGTGGTGTGAGAAGGCGGTGAAAAGCCTggtgaagaagttgaagaagacAGGCCAGCTGGACGAGCTTGAGAaagccatcaccacacagaaCTGCAACACCAAGTGTGTCACCATCCCCAG CAATTGCTCTGAAATATGGGGACTGAGTCCACCAAATACGATAGAACAGTGGGATACCACAGGCCTATACAGCTACCCTGACCAGACCAG ATCCCTGGATGGGCGCCTGCAGGTCTCTCACAGGAAGGGGCTTCCCCATGTAATCTACTGCCGCCTGTGGCGCTGGCCTGACCTGCACAGCCACCATGAGCTGCGGGCCATTGAGGCTTGTGAGTACGCCTTCCACCTCAAGAAGGATGAGGTGTGCATCAACCCCTACCACTACCAACGGGTGGAGACCCCAG TTCTGCCCCCGGTCCTGGTGCCCAGACATTCTGAGATCCTGACGGAGTTGCCACCGCTGGATGACTACACCCATTCCATACCCGAGAACACAAACTTCCCCGCAGGGATCGAACCCCCAAACAACTACATACCAG AGACCCCGCCGCCTGGCTACATCAGTGAGGATGGAGAGGCCAGTGATCAGCAGATGAATCAAAGTATGGACACAG GTTCTCCTGCAGAGCTGTCCCCTAGCACCCTGTCTCCGGTCAACCACAGCATGG ACCTGCAGCCGGTGACCTACAGTGAGCCGGCGTTCTGGTGCTCGATAGCCTACTACGAGCTGAACCAGCGCGTTGGCGAGACCTTCCACGCCTCCCAGCCCTCCCTGACGGTGGACGGCTTCACGGACCCCTCAAACTCTGAGCGCTTCTGCCTGGGCCTGCTATCCAACGTCAACAGGAACGCCACTGTGGAGATGACCCGCAGGCACATAG GAAGAGGAGTAAGACTGTACTACATCGGTGGGGAGGTATTTGCGGAGTGCCTGAGCGACAGCGCCATCTTTGTCCAGAGTCCAAACTGCAATCAGCGGTACGGATGGCACCCGGCCACCGTGTGCAAAATACCTCCTG GCTGCAACCTGAAGATCTTTAACAACCAGGAGTTTGCGGCTCTGCTGGCCCAGTCGGTCAACCAGGGCTTCGAGGCCGTCTACCAGCTCACCAGGATGTGCACCATACGCATGAGCTTCGTCAAAGGCTGGGGAGCAGAGTACAG gCGACAGACGGTTACAAGCACTCCTTGCTGGATCGAGCTGCACTTGAACGGACCCCTGCAGTGGTTAGACAAGGTTCTGACCCAGATGGGCTCACCCTCTGTGCGCTGCTCCAGTATGTCCTAA